A genomic segment from Dermacentor silvarum isolate Dsil-2018 chromosome 11, BIME_Dsil_1.4, whole genome shotgun sequence encodes:
- the LOC125941360 gene encoding uncharacterized protein K02A2.6-like codes for MVLENSDLKLRGYFGHQSAVVGKATVLAKFGGKHARLPLFVVKSGTRALLGRNWAKAFGMPLDSLLNVHSVDDVKDLISRFPDVFSEGLGNFAGVKAKIRVPEDVKPRFFRPRPVPFALQDMVAQELQRLQREGILRPVRTAEWAAPLVPVLKKDGKIRLCGDFKVTVNRAADIETYPVPRVEEIWAQLAGGVMFSKLDLRDAYQQVELDEESKKLVTNNTRQGIFQYSRLPFGVASAPAIFQREMECMLRGCHRTVVYFDDILVSGVSEEDHRNNLEEVLRRLSGARLRLNLQKCVFETTSVEYLEYVIDKHGLHPAPEKIEAIVRAPAPSDTRELQSYLGLLNFYRRFLPNLSTVLHPLHVLLKKDTSWHWVARQEAAFTQSKQLLTSAEVLIYYDTKLPLLLCCDASPYGIGAVLAHRMPSGEEKPVAFASRRLTAAENNYSQLDKEALAVVFGVLKFHQFVWGRPFDIFTDHKPLLGLFGHESRIPLQSSPRVLRWALTLSGYNYKLCYRPGARLGNADALSRLPLARAPLEDSRIQDVFMLEGAYPGVLSAAVVESATDQDPVLAPLRVALWSGEHLPPGQEWRPFANQMEEFSVMEGCVLRGSRVVVPVSLRAAVLDLLHESHPGVEKMKLVARSHVWWPGIDEDIAMKVGRCKVCQVYRNAPKPIQQAPRPFPERAWSRLDVDFGGPFQGVYFLVLVDAFSKWVEVVRVASPSAESTIACLRNIFACHGLPDIIVSDNGPAFTSATYKSFLARNAVRPILIPPCHPASNGAAERVVQTVKDKLKKTQPGNFECRVARILLAYRSTPHALTGRSPAELLMGRLLKTALDLLKPDLRSKVQFRQLQQKVRSDSAARREPVPLVGDTVWARNFRPGPRWVPAVVGGATSSSSTEVQLADGTVWNRHADHLRRRLEGTEESPTSGRGSDNGQQIQVPILQPFLDEREATTPARAATLGGLL; via the exons ATGGTACTAGAAAATTCCGATCTCAAGCTGAGAGGCTACTTCGGCCATCAATCCGCGGTCGTGGGGAAAGCGACAGTGCTGGCCAAATTCGGAGGAAAGCACGCTCGACTACCATTGTTCGTCGTCAAGAGCGGTACGCGAGCCCTGCTAGGAAGGAACTGGGCGAAAGCTTTTGGTATGCCGCTCGACAGTCTGCTGAACGTGCACTCGGTCGATGACGTGAAGGACCTGATAAGCCGATTTCCTGATGTGTTTTCAGAAGGTCTCGGTAACTTTGCAGGAGTGAAGGCCAAGATAAGAGTGCCAGAGGACGTGAAACCACGTTTCTTCAGGCCGAGACCAGTACCATTTGCTCTGCAGGACATGGTGGCGCAGGAACTACAGCGGTTGCAGCGAGAAGGTATCCTCAGGCCAGTGCGGACCGCGGAATGGGCTGCGCCGTTGGTTCCAGTTTTGAAGAAGGACGGAAAAATTCGATTGTGCGGGGACTTCAAGGTCACGGTAAACCGGGCAGCAGATATCGAGACGTACCCGGTGCCACGGGTCGAAGAAATctgggcacagctggcgggagGCGTGATGTTCTCCAAGTTGGATCTGCGGGATGCATACCAACAAGTGGAGTTGGATGAGGAGTCGAAGAAATTGGTGACTAATAACACACGGCAGGGAATTTTTCAGTACAGCCGACTGCCATTCGGAGTGGCATCGGCACCGGCAATTTTCCAGCGGGAAATGGAGTGTATGCTTCGCGGTTGTCACCGGACTGTCGTGTATTTCGACGACATACTTGTGTCTGGGGTCTCCGAAGAGGACCACCGTAACAACTTGGAAGAAGTGCTGAGGCGACTGAGTGGCGCAAGGTTACGGTTGAATCTTCAAAAATGTGTGTTCGAGACAACAAGCGTGGAGTACCTGGAATATGTCATCGATAAGCACGGCCTGCACCCAGCACCTGAGAAGATCGAGGCCATCGTACGAGCACCGGCCCCATCTGACACACGGGAATTGCAGAGCTACCTCGGTCTCCTCAATTTTTACCGAAGATTTCTGCCGAACTTATCAACGGTGCTGCACCCATTGCACGTGTTGCTCAAAAAAGACACGTCATGGCACTGGGTGGCCAGACAGGAAGCAGCATTTACGCAAAGCAAGCAGTTACTGACATCTGCAGAGGTGTTAATTTATTATGACACCAAGTTACCTCTATTACTATGTTGTGACGCATCACCTTATGGCATTGGAGCGGTACTGGCACATCGGATGCCGTCTGGAGAGGAGAAGCCTGTGGCGTTTGCATCAAGGCGATTAACGGCAGCTGAAAATAACTACAGCCAATTGGATAAGGAAGCGCTGGCAGTGGTGTTCGGTGTGCTGAAGTTCCACCAATTTGTGTGGGGAAGACCCTTTGACATTTTCACCGATCACAAACCGTTACTGGGACTGTTCGGCCATGAGAGCCGCATACCACTTCAAAGTTCGCCAAGAGTGCTGAGGTGGGCTCTGACATTGAGCGGCTACAACTACAAATTATGCTACAGGCCAGGAGCAAGATTGGGAAATGCAGACGCTTTGAGTCGACTGCCGCTTGCTAGGGCTCCACTGGAGGATTCCAGAATTcaggatgtgttcatgttggaagggGCATACCCAGGTGTCCTCTCAGCAGCTGTAGTGGAGTCTGCAACCGATCAGGACCCAGTGTTAGCTCCCTTGCGTGTGGCGTTGTGGTCGGGAGAACACTTGCCACCAGGGCAAGAGTGGCGGCCTTTTGCAAACCAAATGGAGGAATTCTCGGTGATGGAGGGCTGTGTACTAAGAGGGAGCCGGGTGGTTGTTCCAGTATCACTAAGGGCGGCAGTGTTGGACCTTTTGCATGAGAGCCATCCAGGAGTTGAGAAAATGAAGTTAGTGGCCCGTAGTCACGTGTGGTGGCCGGGCATTGATGAGGACATTGCTATGAAGGTGGGCAGGTGCAAGGTCTGCCAGGTGTATCGGAATGCTCCCAAGCCAATACAGCAGGCGCCACGGCCGTTCCCTGAGCGAGCGTGGTCTCGTTTAGACGTCGATTTTGGTGGGCCGTTTCAAGGTGTGTACTTCTTAGTACTCGTGGATGCATTCTCCAAATGGGTGGAAGTGGTCCGAGTGGCGTCACCGTCGGCGGAGTCGACAATTGCATGCCTCCGCAACATCTTTGCTTGCCATGGATTACCAGACATCATAGTGAGCGACAATGGACCTGCCTTCACAAGTGCAACCTACAAATCGTTCTTGGCTCGTAATGCGGTGCGTCCTATTTTGATCCCACCATGCCATCCCGCATCCAATGGGGCCGCTGAGAGGGTGGTACAAACTGTAAAAGACAAGCTCAAGAAGACGCAGCCTGGAAATTTTGAGTGTCGAGTTGCTAGAATTTTGTTAGCGTACAGAAGCACACCCCATGCCCTCACCGGTCGTTCCCCGGCAGAACTATTGATGGGTCGACTGCTCAAGACAGCGTTAGATTTGCTGAAGCCAGACTTGCGCAGCAAGGTACAATTCCGACAGTTACAGCAGAAGGTGCGCAGCGATTCTGCAGCCAGAAGAGAACCAGTTCCCCTGGTTGGCGACACTGTCTGGGCAAGAAACTTCAGGCCAGGACCCAGATGGGTGCCAGCAGTTGTCGGAGGAGCCACCAGCTCATCATCAACTGAGGTGCAGCTGGCAGATGGCACAGTGTGGAACcgacatgcagaccacctgcggcgCCGCCTCGAAGGCACAGAGGAATCGCCCACATCGGGAAGAGGCAGCGACAATGGGCAGCAAATACAAGTGCCAATTTTGCAGCCATTTTTAGACGAAAGAGAAGCAACGACGCCAGCGCGTGCTGCCACTCTGGGGG GCCTTCTTTAA